AGCTGTTGCGCCGCGAGGGCACATCGGGCCTGGAAGAAAAAGCTTCGCGACCTAAGGATCAGGTGTAATCCTGTCATCTAGTCGCGCTACACTGTCCGAATACCTAGATTTTCAGCATTCGCCTGGCGAATGCTTCGCTACCGAGGTTGCTATGAGCGAGAACTGTCTGTTTTGTAAAATTGCTGCCGGTCAGATTCCGTCCAAAAAAGTGTACGAGGACGAAGACTTTCTGGCATTTCACGACATCAACCCCGCCGCTCCAGTTCATATTCTGGTCATTCCCAAAAAACACGTCGTCTCCATGCAGGACGTCTCGAACCAGGATAGCGAATGGTTGGGTAAAATGATGGCTTTGGCACCTTCCCTGGCCGCACAGGCTGGTTGTCGCCCCGGCCCCGAAGGCGGTTTCCGTATTGTCATCAACAACGGTTTGGATGGCGGACAGGAAATCAACCATTTACACATGCACATCTTGGGCGGTGAGCGCCCATGGCAACAACGCGCAGCCATGGCTGCTTAAGGGAGATACATTATGGGTAGCTTTAGCATTTGGCACTGGCTGATCGTTCTGGTCATCGTCGCCCTGGTTTTCGGCACCAAAAAACTGCGCAACATTGGCTCGGACCTGGGCGGCGCAGTCAAGGGTTTTAAAGAAGGCATGAAAGACGTGGGTGAAGAAGAAAAAACACCCGAAAGCGTCAGCCAGCGTGCTGCAGATTCTCAAACGATCGACGTTCAGGCCAAGGAAAAGTCCGATCGCGCCTGACCCCCTTCTTGTGTGAGTCTGAATGTTTGATGTCAGCTTTAGCGAGCTGCTCCTGATTGGAGTGGTCGCCCTGATCGTCATCGGTCCCGAACGTCTGCCCAAAGTAGCGCGCACCGTAGGCCATTTGCTTGGCCGCGCGCAGCGCTACGTCAACGAGGTCAAGACCGATATCCAACGCGAAATCAATCTGGATGAGGTCAATAAACTCAAAGACCAGATGGAGGAAGCTGCCCGCTCGGTACGCAGTTCGGTCGAAGACACGGGCAAAAGCATCAGCCAGCCTCTGACCGAAGCACGCGATACCCTGCACAATGCGTCGGAATCGGCACGCAAGGCCTTTTCGGATACGTCCGAAAGCGCCCCTGCCACGCCCGACGCTCCTTTGGCAGAACCGGCCATCAAGCCGCCGGCCCCGGATGCAGCCGCCCAGCCAGCGCCTCATGCGCCGGCCAGTGACGACGCTCCCCGTCCTACGGATGCTCCCGCCCAACCCTCTAAAGGACCAACGGCATGAGCACCGAAACGCCTCAAGAAGATACGTTTATCTCCCACCTGGTCGAGCTGCGCACACGTTTGTTGCGCGCAGTCATCGCCGTGGTAGGGATATTTATTGTGTTGTTCACTTATCCGGGCGCCTCAGCCATTTATGATGTGCTGGCCCAGCCCATGATGAGCTCCCTGCCAGAAGGGACCCGCATGATCGCCACCGGGGTCATCACCCCCTTTATGGTGCCGGTCAAGGTCACCTTGATGGCCGCTTTTGTGCTGGCCTTGCCCATCGTGCTGTACCAGGCCTGGGCTTTTATCGCCCCTGGCCTCTATAACCACGAGAAGAAACTGGCTCTGCCCCTGATCATGACCAGCACGCTGCTGTTCATCGCCGGGATGGCCTTTTGCTATTTCGTCGTATTTCGCACGGTCTTTCACTTCATCGCGTCGTTTGCCCCGCAATCGATCACGCCCGCCCCTGACATCGAAGCCTACCTGGGCTTTGTCATGACGATGTTCCTGGCCTTTGGCATTACGTTTGAAGTGCCTATCGCCGTTATCCTGCTGGTAAAAACCGGGGTGGTCACGGTGGCCAAGCTGCGTGAAATCCGTGGCTACGTCATCGTGGGCGCCTTCGTGATTGCCGCCATCGTGACGCCTCCCGATGTGGTCAGTCAACTTCTGTTGGCAGCGCCACTGTGCCTGCTCTACGAATTAGGCATCCTGGCCGCCAGCCTGATCAAGAAACGGGAAACAGAAAGTAGTGAAAGTCGGGAGCTGGACCTGTAAGCCCCTAGGCGTACCACAGGACATCCCTGCATCACCCCGACCCAAAAATATGGCTCTCCGTGCGGCCCTGGACAGGGCAAGGCAAGAGAGCCATTTTTTTATAGCCACCTCATACCCACACCGGAGCGTCAGGCCAATGGGCAGCCCGTATGCATCATGGCAAAGCCGCGGCGACCCAGTCTCCACCAGGAAAGCAGCGCCCAGACGCTCTGAGCGACTCCCCTCTGGCCTAAGCGCCCCTCATGCAAGGGGAGCCGTAGCCTCCCTCCTTATTTGCGCACTTGCGGCCGCATACCAACCTTGACGGGGACATCCAGTTCCTTGCCCTCGCGCAGCACACTCAAGGTCACGATTTGCCCGGGCTGCACCGGACCGATCTGGTTGAGCAGATCAATCGAATCAGCCACAGGCTGACCATTCAAGCGCAGCACAATATCCCCCACCAACAAATGCGCCTCGGCAGCCGGTCCATGACGCTGCACGCTGGCGATAATTACCCCCGCATCATTTTTCAGCTTGAAGCTCTTGACCAGATCGGGGGTGATGTCCTGCGGCTCCAGCCCCAGCCAACCCCGCGTCACTTCGCCATTACGAATAATCTCGTCCATAATGGCCAGCGCTGTCGAAGCGGGAATGGCAAAGCCGATTCCCAGCGACCCACCCGTTTCGGAATAAATGGCGGTATTGATGCCCACCAAGCGGCCTGCCGCATCCACCAGGGCCCCACCGGAATTGCCCGGATTGATCGCCGCGTCTGTCTGGATAAAGTTCTCGTAAATATTGATGCCCAGGCGATTGCGGCCCAGTCCCGACACAATGCCCATCGTAGTGGTTTGCCCCACTCCAAAGGGATTGCCAATCGCCAGTACAACATCTCCCACCTGCAACTGATCCTGAGACCGGGCGCGAATCACCGCCAGCTTGGGCAGATCGACCTTAAGCACGGCCAGATCACTTTCCGGGTCCGAACCAATCAGGCGGGCCTTGGCCTGACGGCCATCGGACAAAGCCACCTCTATCGCATCCGCCGCCTCGATCACGTGGTAATTGGTCAGGATATAGCCCTGTTCGTGTACGATCACGCCCGAACCCAGGTTGATGGTGGAACGTCGTCCCATCAGATCAGGCAGTTCACGGAACAGACGCTGCAAATCAGGGTCTTCCAACAAGGGAGAATTGCCTTCCAAATGCTTGCTGGTGTACACATTAACGACAGCAGGCGCGGCACGGGTTACCGCCAAGGCATACGACACGCGGCCTTCCTGAGCAACAGGCGCCTGAACGACGGGGGCCGGCGCAGGCAGCACCGCCCTGCTCGTATCACGGGCCGGTGTCTGTGGGGCTCCCAGCCATTGAGGTCGCAGCGTCACCACAATAAAAAAGCCCGCCAGACAGATCGTTACCGCTTGAGCAAACACTAGCCACAATCGACGCATAGCACTCTTTCAGATAAGGAATTCCATGACTCAGGTTTCAACGGCCGAGCTGACCGACTGGCTCAACAGCACCTTGGATATCGCCCGCTTCAAGGACTACTGTCCCAATGGACTCCAGGTCGAAGGCAAGCCCTATATTGGCAAACTCGTCACGGGGGTGACAGCCTCGCTGGCGCTGATTGACGCCGCTATTGCCCGCCAGGCGGACGCTATTCTGGTGCACCACGGCTGGTTCTGGAAAAACGAAAATCCGTGCATTGTGGGCACTCGAAAAACTCGTATCGAACGCGTCCTGTCGCATCAGCTTAACCTCTTGGGCTACCACTTGCCCCTGGACGCCCATCCCCAGTTCGGCAACAACGCTCAATTAGCCCGGCAATTGGGTATTGAGGTCCTGCGTGACGCAAACGGCCTGCCCCAAACCTGTGGTCCAGATGGACTGGTCTGGCTGGGCGAATTGCCAACCCCCGTTTCATTGGAAACATTCGGCCTGACAGTTTGCAATAATTTACAACGCAAACCTCTGATTGTTGGTGATTTACAACGGAAAATACGCCGCGTGGCCTGGTGTACTGGGGGTGCGCAAGGTTTTATTGAAAGCGCCGTGGCAGCACAAGCCGATCTTTACATCAGCGGCGAGGCGTCGGAGCAAACCTTCCATAGTGCTCAGGAAAACGATATTGCCTTCATGGCCGCAGGGCATCATGCGACCGAACGGTATGGTGCTAAAGCCCTGGGAGAGGAAATTGCCCGTCAGTTTGGCATCGCCGTAGAGTTCATCGACCTGGACAACCCGATCTAACCGGAGCAAAAACCGGTACATATGACTTTGAACAAGCTTTAAAGACTCGCATGGCTAGACAAGCCCAGCCCATGAAAGGCTAAAATCAGGCAACCGGCGCGGGCGAACTTGACCCCGCCGGTCGGTTTACATAAACAAAAAGGTGCCGAAAGGCACCTTAAAGCTTTGATAAGTTTGGGCTTTTATTTTTTCAGCGAATCCCTGATCTCGCGCAGCAACAGCACGTCTTCAGGGGTTGGCTCGGGTACGGCCTCAGCAGCCTCAGCCTTGGCCACCGTGGCACGCATGCGGTTAACCATCTTGACCATGCAAAACACCACGAAGGCCAGCAAGATGAAGTTGATGAAAATGGTCAGGAAGTTACCCCAGGACAAAACAACGGCCCCCGCCGCATTCAAAGCTTCCAGGGTTTGAGGACCGGTATAGCCCTCTGGTGTACGCAAGACCGTGAACTGGTTGGTAAAATCCACCTCGCCGCCAAGGATGAAACTGATGACGGGCATGACGATGTCTTTTACCAGCGAGTCGATAATCTTGCCGAAGGCAGCTCCGATAATGACACCGACCGCCAGGTCCATCATGTTGCCCTTAACGGCGAACTCCCGGAATTCGTTAAGAAAACCTCGAGCCTTGTTCATATGTTCACCTTTGATCAAGTTATGCTGCGCTGGGTAAAGCGTATAATGTGCGGTTGAATAATATACCCAGGCCCAAATCCGTAAATTGTGGTATTGCCCGAGTCGGGCAGGAATAAGGATACTAGAATGAGTCAGAATACGACACAGCCCGATGCCAGAGGCGCGGTTGATCTCAACCTTCCGCCCGATCCTTCGCGCCGCACCTGGGTCGCCACCGCCTGTGCATTAGGTGGTGTCGCTGGTGTGGCGACAGCTGTTCCCTTTGTCAGCTCCTTTGCTCCTTCCGAGAAAGCAAAAGCGGCCGGCGCTCCCGTAGAGGTCGATATTTCCAGCATCGCCCCCGGTGAGATGCGCACCGTGGAATGGCGCGGGAAACCGGTCTGGATTCTGCACCGTACCCAAGAGCAGCTGGACGCCTTGCCCAAGCTGGACAGCCAGCTGGCCGACCCTGACTCGGATCGCCCCGGTTACACCCCCGCGTACGCCAAGAACGAATACCGTTCGCGTCGCCCCGAAATCTTTATCTGTATCGGTATTTGCACCCACCTGGGCTGCTCCCCTACTCCGCATCTGGCCGCCGGCGCTGGCCCGGGTCTGCCTGGTGGTTGGGAAGGTGGTTTTCTGTGCCCCTGCCACGGTTCCACGTTTGACCTGGCCGGCCGCGTCTACAGCAACAAGCCCGCTCCAGACAATCTGGAGATCCCGCCTTATGAGTTCTCGGCCGACGGCATGATGGTCACCATCGGCGTGGACGAAAACAACAAGGCCTAAGGCGGCTGCAACCCAATACGTACTATTTAAAAAGATAAAGGAGCCGTTTCATGGCTGGCGAGAAAACCGTCGAAACGACAGGACTCTTGGGATGGATTGACAGGCGCTTCCCCCTGACATCCATGTACAAAGAGCACATGTCAGAATACTACGCGCCGAAGAACTTCAACTTCTGGTACTTCTTTGGCTCTCTGGCACTGCTGGTGCTGGTTATTCAGATCGTGACCGGTATTTTCCTGGTCATGAACTACAAGCCCGATGCCAAGCTGGCGTTTGAATCGGTCGAATACATCATGCGTGAAGTGCCGGGCGGCTGGATCATCCGCTACATGCACTCCACCGGCGCTTCCATGTTCTTCGTGGTGGTGTACCTGCACATGCTGCGCGGCCTGTTCTACGGCTCGTACCGCAAACCACGTGAGCTGGTCTGGATTTTTGGCGTCGCCATTTTCCTCTGTCTGATGGCTGAAGCCTTCATGGGCTACCTGCTGCCCTGGGGCCAGATGTCCTACTGGGGTGCCCAGGTGATTGTTAACCTGTTCTCGGCCATTCCATTCATTGGTCCTGACCTGGCTATTTTCATCCGTGGCGACTACGTGGTCTCCGACGCCACCCTGAACCGCTTCTTTGCTCTGCACGTGATTGCTGTGCCTCTGGTCCTGCTGGGTCTGGTGGTCGCTCACCTGATCGCCCTGCACGAAGTCGGCTCCAACAACCCCGACGGCGTGGAAATCAAGAAAGGCCCCAAAGACGCTCAAGGTCGTCCTTTGGATGGCATTCCCTTCCACCCCTACTACACCGTCCATGACATTCTGGGCGTGGCAGGCTTTCTGATCGTGTTCGCTGCGATCGTGTTCTTTGCCCCTGAAATGGGCGGCTACTTCCTGGAGTTCAACAACTTCAGCCCCGCCGACGCACTGAAGACGCCTCCGCACATTGCACCGGTCTGGTATTTCACGCCTTTCTACTCCATGCTGCGCGCAACGACCGCCGACTTTACCTGGGTTCTGGCCGGTGCTTCCGTGCTGGGCGCTCTGGTGCTGTTCGTCAAGGGCAAGCTGCCCGGTATCTGGCGCCTGGCCGTACCGGCCATCCTGATTGCTGTTGCCGTTTTGCTGCGTGTCATTGACGCCAAGTTCTGGGGCGTGGTGGCCATGGGCGGTACGGTCGTGATCCTGTTCTTCCTGCCTTGGCTGGATAAATCGCCTGTGAAGTCGATTCGCTACCGTCCTACCTGGCATAAAGTGCTGTACGCGATTTTCATCATCAACTTCCTGATCCTGGGTTACCTGGGCACGCAGGCCCCGAACGACCTGTTCAACCTGCTGAGCCAGATCGGTACGGTGATCTACCTCGCTTTCTTCCTGCTGATGCCAGTATGGAGCCGCATGGGTACGTTCAAACCC
This genomic interval from Alcaligenes ammonioxydans contains the following:
- a CDS encoding Nif3-like dinuclear metal center hexameric protein, with translation MTQVSTAELTDWLNSTLDIARFKDYCPNGLQVEGKPYIGKLVTGVTASLALIDAAIARQADAILVHHGWFWKNENPCIVGTRKTRIERVLSHQLNLLGYHLPLDAHPQFGNNAQLARQLGIEVLRDANGLPQTCGPDGLVWLGELPTPVSLETFGLTVCNNLQRKPLIVGDLQRKIRRVAWCTGGAQGFIESAVAAQADLYISGEASEQTFHSAQENDIAFMAAGHHATERYGAKALGEEIARQFGIAVEFIDLDNPI
- the tatA gene encoding Sec-independent protein translocase subunit TatA, whose translation is MGSFSIWHWLIVLVIVALVFGTKKLRNIGSDLGGAVKGFKEGMKDVGEEEKTPESVSQRAADSQTIDVQAKEKSDRA
- a CDS encoding histidine triad nucleotide-binding protein, coding for MSENCLFCKIAAGQIPSKKVYEDEDFLAFHDINPAAPVHILVIPKKHVVSMQDVSNQDSEWLGKMMALAPSLAAQAGCRPGPEGGFRIVINNGLDGGQEINHLHMHILGGERPWQQRAAMAA
- a CDS encoding cytochrome b, whose translation is MAGEKTVETTGLLGWIDRRFPLTSMYKEHMSEYYAPKNFNFWYFFGSLALLVLVIQIVTGIFLVMNYKPDAKLAFESVEYIMREVPGGWIIRYMHSTGASMFFVVVYLHMLRGLFYGSYRKPRELVWIFGVAIFLCLMAEAFMGYLLPWGQMSYWGAQVIVNLFSAIPFIGPDLAIFIRGDYVVSDATLNRFFALHVIAVPLVLLGLVVAHLIALHEVGSNNPDGVEIKKGPKDAQGRPLDGIPFHPYYTVHDILGVAGFLIVFAAIVFFAPEMGGYFLEFNNFSPADALKTPPHIAPVWYFTPFYSMLRATTADFTWVLAGASVLGALVLFVKGKLPGIWRLAVPAILIAVAVLLRVIDAKFWGVVAMGGTVVILFFLPWLDKSPVKSIRYRPTWHKVLYAIFIINFLILGYLGTQAPNDLFNLLSQIGTVIYLAFFLLMPVWSRMGTFKPEPDRVTFRPH
- the mscL gene encoding large conductance mechanosensitive channel protein MscL, which codes for MNKARGFLNEFREFAVKGNMMDLAVGVIIGAAFGKIIDSLVKDIVMPVISFILGGEVDFTNQFTVLRTPEGYTGPQTLEALNAAGAVVLSWGNFLTIFINFILLAFVVFCMVKMVNRMRATVAKAEAAEAVPEPTPEDVLLLREIRDSLKK
- a CDS encoding S1C family serine protease, which gives rise to MRRLWLVFAQAVTICLAGFFIVVTLRPQWLGAPQTPARDTSRAVLPAPAPVVQAPVAQEGRVSYALAVTRAAPAVVNVYTSKHLEGNSPLLEDPDLQRLFRELPDLMGRRSTINLGSGVIVHEQGYILTNYHVIEAADAIEVALSDGRQAKARLIGSDPESDLAVLKVDLPKLAVIRARSQDQLQVGDVVLAIGNPFGVGQTTTMGIVSGLGRNRLGINIYENFIQTDAAINPGNSGGALVDAAGRLVGINTAIYSETGGSLGIGFAIPASTALAIMDEIIRNGEVTRGWLGLEPQDITPDLVKSFKLKNDAGVIIASVQRHGPAAEAHLLVGDIVLRLNGQPVADSIDLLNQIGPVQPGQIVTLSVLREGKELDVPVKVGMRPQVRK
- the tatC gene encoding twin-arginine translocase subunit TatC is translated as MSTETPQEDTFISHLVELRTRLLRAVIAVVGIFIVLFTYPGASAIYDVLAQPMMSSLPEGTRMIATGVITPFMVPVKVTLMAAFVLALPIVLYQAWAFIAPGLYNHEKKLALPLIMTSTLLFIAGMAFCYFVVFRTVFHFIASFAPQSITPAPDIEAYLGFVMTMFLAFGITFEVPIAVILLVKTGVVTVAKLREIRGYVIVGAFVIAAIVTPPDVVSQLLLAAPLCLLYELGILAASLIKKRETESSESRELDL
- the tatB gene encoding Sec-independent protein translocase protein TatB, whose amino-acid sequence is MFDVSFSELLLIGVVALIVIGPERLPKVARTVGHLLGRAQRYVNEVKTDIQREINLDEVNKLKDQMEEAARSVRSSVEDTGKSISQPLTEARDTLHNASESARKAFSDTSESAPATPDAPLAEPAIKPPAPDAAAQPAPHAPASDDAPRPTDAPAQPSKGPTA
- the petA gene encoding ubiquinol-cytochrome c reductase iron-sulfur subunit, giving the protein MSQNTTQPDARGAVDLNLPPDPSRRTWVATACALGGVAGVATAVPFVSSFAPSEKAKAAGAPVEVDISSIAPGEMRTVEWRGKPVWILHRTQEQLDALPKLDSQLADPDSDRPGYTPAYAKNEYRSRRPEIFICIGICTHLGCSPTPHLAAGAGPGLPGGWEGGFLCPCHGSTFDLAGRVYSNKPAPDNLEIPPYEFSADGMMVTIGVDENNKA